The Gigantopelta aegis isolate Gae_Host chromosome 9, Gae_host_genome, whole genome shotgun sequence genomic sequence GCAAGACTCCCTTGATGGCAATTCGACCATTAAAGAAGCAGAAAAatctttaacattttattacgaagcattccctttttctttctctctaccGACTGTCGAAATGCCCttaaatgttagacaccaaaatagccgtagcttaaaatgtgctgaggtatctttaaacaaatattcctttcctttattatataaaaaatagcaGTGGATTCCCTTTCTCTCTACCGATTGTCGACAAAATGTccttgttagacaccaaatagccgtagtttaaaatatgccgaGGTGtcttttaacaaatattcctttcctttattatatataaaagtaaatacCTATGAACATATGTCGGTGCTGTCTCCACGATTCCGACACGTCCCCTGCCAGATTGCGAGCGTTCTTCAAGGCCACGTCGAAGTCCTTCAGACCTACACAGTTCTGCACAACAAGATCTTCATTTTCTGCGTGAAACATCCGAGGACACGATTCATCAtccacatcatcatcaacatcaatagcgcattcaccatcatcatcaccatcaccatcatcgccATGTACCTCTGTATCCTTCTGGTGTTGCTTGGCTGAGGCGCCGCCGGGGTTGCTCTTTGCGTATTTCCCACAGATGGGTAACAGCGACGAGAGACAGTCAAACAGATGGACAACTTGTTTGTCCAGGTTTTCCATCACACTGCGGGCTGCCTCCGCCGTCGGAGACGCACTGCAGTCGCAGGAGCACTGCGACTTGATGGATTCGTTCGATTCGCTTTCGCGATGATAGTTGCGCTGGATAAAAATCGAATCGAATACAGCTGGCTCCTGATCTCCGGAATCCCTTTGCAGGGAGCGCGGAACGTTCGCAAGGAACGGTTTTGGCACCCCGATGTCCAAGATTTCTGCTCGTCTTTCGTTCTTGTCGGCGAATCCAAACCTATCAACGGAATCGGCGAATCGTTCCTCTTGCGAGCGACGCATTCCCTCGTGGAAAATGTTACTCTCGCTTCTCACTCGCCTGACGGAATACTCCGATTCCAAAAGGTTCCCCATTTCGTTCTCGTCCAGCAATGAGCTTGAGGATACCTCTTCGACTGCGATTCTATCGAGCGAGTGTTTTCTTCTCAGAAACAACAGGCTGTCCACTTTAGCGATCGGGTGATTCTGATCCGTGCTCTGAGCCGACTCTGTCAAGGAAGGATCCGCTTCCGGATCGCCTGCTTCATCTTCTTCGGTATCACTTTTGCCAGCTTTCATAATGGCCTCCGATACGATACGGTCAGAAATATCTTCTTGTGATTTACAGTCATTATCATTCGAATTGAAGTCTCCGTTAAACATGATGTTCTTTTTCATTTGTCGATAAACCGCTACTTGGCAGTGAAAAATTCCAATATGACGTCATCGGCTgacaaataatgacgtcattgacTTAAGTTTGACGTTCTCAACAATGCATCGTCTTCAGTCGGGAAGGTAAGCCATAAGGTCCTACTTTATAGGAATTTTGCTCCAAAATGTTGCGGGGTTTTGGTTTtctttagtgtgtgtgtgtgtgtgtgtgtgtgtgtgtgtgtgtgagagagagagagagagagagagagagagagagagagagagagagagagagagagagagagagagagggggggggggagtctggGACAGCaagttttgaaacaaaaacaaaccaacaaagaatcccccccccccccaacaaacaaaacaatgatagcctacacccacccacccataacaataacaaaaaaaacccataacaaTAAcccaaaacaccaccaccaccacaacaacaaaaagagaagaaaaaaaagaagagaaaaccaACAactaaaccaaaaaacaacaacaaaaacaaaaactaaacaaaaaacaaacctaaccaaacaacaaacattcataacaacaaaacgagacttcaaataaaaacaaagaaatatacatttaaacaacagtcaaattttatttttaaaaaatgaagctttaaaataaaccaataaataataatataaatgtcatTTATAGTCACTGTCTTTTTTTCTGTTCGTTTTAAAATGGTTATTGAATGGAAGTAGATGATAAAACACAGATTCGGGCTAGATGTCTTGGTATCCTGTCTTTGATTTTCCTCTGAAAAGTCTAAATGTAAACACAAATccatcctgaaaaaaaaaaaaaaaaaattattattgagtTTGTAATCtttctttaatgttaaaatcaatttatttatcCTGCTAACCTACATAATACgaacaaataaatgaaagtaacctcttttatatacattacacaacTTTACCGTGTTTCAGTGTAGTTAGTGTGTTCAGGTGTTTTGATACCTTGTCGCCAGCAATATCTATACACTaaccatttattcattcatcttatttttaatatcacatcacatcacatcacaccaCATCAGAGGTCAACATTCCTTTGCTGATTATAAGTCATCATATCTGTCCAGGGGCGGAAgaatagctcagtcggttgagtgcttagtgaatccattcagctgattttgtttttatgccaaccagtgcaccataactgaacaaaggccgtggtatgtgcttttctgtctgtggaaagtgcatataaaagattcttttctgcataaggaaaaatgtagcgggtttcctctgatgactatgagtcagaatcaggcccgtagccaggatttcgaggggggggggggggggtcgtataggcttatggtgaggcacgCAGTGTCTCGTATAAGGGCCTGAgttgcttggggggggggggggggggggtccgggggcatattgaaaaaaacaaaaaaacaaaaaaatccattggctacgggcctgagaattaccaaatgtttaatatccaatagtcgatgattaattaatcaatgtgctccagtggtgtagttaaacaaaacaaacttgtttttcatatttttttcccAATGTATGCGTACTGTGAAATCACGATTTTTCGTAGTGGTCTAATTTTCGTGGACTAGTTGCTATCaacgaatttaagaacacaagGAAAACCTAATACATTAAATACGAATTTATAATGCTACCTTTTCGATCCACGAATTTTAAGTTTTCAACGAAATATGTTTTCTAACAAAACCACGAAAATTTAAGTCCATGCAACTGAACGATTTCACAGTATAGTATGTTTTTGCGTGATAAACATCTAAGTAAGTACTGCACTTTGAAACAATGCAATTAGACAAAACTGAGGTTGATTAAACCAAACATTTCATTAGTCTTTCTtagaaaattataaacaatgtgcaaaaataaaaccccccccccccccccccccccccccccccaccccccccccccccccccccccccccccccccccccccccccccccccccccccccccccccccccccccccccccccccccccccccccacacacacagtatattgcttccctttaataatatacagGGCATGCGCTTAAACCTTATGGTTGAATCATAACGTCCgacaatataacatttatttaaacttACCTTTACAAGTCCGGGTAGTGATCCCCAAAATGTTCTGTTAGGAAACATGTCGGCTCCCGTTGCCTGGTAACGAGTTTTCAACACCCCCATGCCAACAACAATGTACATGAAGCCACTGACAAATACGCTGAAATgaagagaaaggaatattcaACGAAACCTCAGCCCCATTTAATCAGCGGCCATTAAGTTTCAAAACTGAGTACatgtatactctgtcaaaaaaggaaacgcataggtgatagggaaagaagaaaagtgtttgatttgacaaaatatagggtttttttgtacaatgttgctgaatgaccatgtttgttaatgttcctggaatgggacagcatgcccaaatgcaccctaaaacaaatttaacgcaatTTAAAAcagcaatgaacgttttgccaacaactgcgtcgcccaagttgacagattcggtggagggagtgtcatgatgtggggagccatctcatacaccagcagaagtgaacttgtgttcgtacaagacaacctgacagctgtacgctaccgggatggaattcttcgccgtcacatgttTCCCATTTtagatcgacagagagaactctttctagcaggacaatgccaggccgtaTACGGCACATGTAACattggatttcctacagaataagaacattaatgtgctgccatggccatcacgatcgccagatctcaactccattgaacatctatgggacgaactggacagacgtgtacgccagcatgacccggagcctcagacgcttccgcaactgtcacatgcactgcaggaagaatggactaggattccacgtgcccggattcagagactcattcagtctatgccaagaagatgtcgcgcagtgattgctgctgctggtggccacacaaggtactgatttcagcgccctcgtgcgacgctatttggtgacgaaaacgcctccactgccgtcagtccatagcaagaacattatcacatactcatgtcacatttgactgtaatacgatcataaataacgaaattatgccactttgtattaaagagataattctatgaatatttcgcctatgcgtttcttttttgatagAGTATATAAGCAAAATATATGCCTAGAATACCAGTCGTGTATGCAACTCATTCAAAGTGCATTTTATATGACGTTTTCCCACAGTGGTGGAAGTAGGGCCTATATAAAggacctgggcccgtgcttataaaacttttagagtccagactcaatctcaaatgacgtcacacgcatacagtttgtatggctttgtcatgacattagtgtttcAGACACTATTAGAGtatcgagtctagactctaaaccaggcctgggcccatgcttatgagactcaatctctaatgacgtcacacgcatacaatttgtatggcgttgtcatgacattaaaagTCTCAGACTGTATTAGAGTCTAGAGTCTAAACTCTGAAAGTTTATAAGAACCAGGTCAGTTTGGATGTCAACGTCTACGCTCATCTTCAAAACAACAAACCATAcatttaataacaattatttgcagaatcattttaaacaataacataaaaaagaaCTTGCATTATTATTAGAATTGTGCCTCCACTTAAAGATCCAGACTCGTCAGTCGGTACTGTCGTGCCACACATGCCTGGGCATGCGCATTTTGTAGTAATTTCAACATACTGAAACAAATCATAAAGAACAAAACGGTAGATGTGAGCAAGTACTCAGTATTCGATAACGCAAGATGAAGTTAAATACCGTACTTCCTCTAATAAGCACCCGGGCgcttattcatttaaaaatgaTCGCAGACCCAGCGCTTACTGGAGACCGGCGCTTATTAGAGACCATGccttatttttttcaaacaaattttagaaattaaagctaaaaattatatttaagtgtaacaaaactttaaactttaaatcaacagtaacttaaaaataatagtttactGTAACTTAAATCAATAACATGAAAATGGCGAATTAGCCCTCACTAACAAACCTAATTAAATTTTCACATAACATCAATGTCAACTCTAGCCATCCAGCCATGCGGTTCTATGTTTTGAGTCAGGAAATGATAAAAAGGGACCtgtcatttaatatttttttttaattatgccaGGAAGTAACCAGTTTTCGGCCGTCTTACCTGGCGTTTATTGGAGACCCGGTGCTTATTACAGGCCCGACGTCTATTTTGTTGCAAAGAGTTACAGGCCCGGTGCTTATTTGAGGCCCGGTGCTTATTAGAAGAAATACGGTATGACAAAATATACACAAGCgcataattctgacaaatagtaTTTAAGGAAACCTTTTAAATTTctttcattagcagcaacagatgtttgatatacatttccccacagactggacaacacataccactgttTTTGATAAATATCATATTATCATGCAGTGTCGACAAAGACTCTTTAAATGCCATATTATCATCTCGTCTCAATAAAGGctctttaaatgtcattttataatttCGTGTCGACAAAGACTCGTTAAATGTCATGCTATCACCTCATCTCGATAAAGGCTCTTTAAATGTCATGTTATCATCTCGTGTCgacaaaaacttttaaaatgtcgTGTTATCATTTCGTGTCGAGAAAGACTCTTTAAATGTCATGCTATCACCTCGTCTCGATAAAGGCTCTTTAAATGTCATGCTATCACCTCGTCTCAATAAAGGCtctttaaaatgtcatgttATCATTTTGTGTCGACAAAGGCTCTTTGACTGCAGGTTATCACCTCGTCTCGATAAAGGCTCTTTAAATGTCATATTATCACCTCTAGTTGACAAAGACTCTTTAAATGTCATGTTATCATCGCGTGTCGACAGTGACTCTTTAAATGCCATGTTATCATCTCGTGTCGACAGAGACGCTTTAAATGTCATGTTATCACCTCGTGTCGACAGAGACTCTTTAAATGTCATGTTATCACCTCGTGTTGACAAAGACTCTTTAAATGTCATGTTATCATCGTGTGTCGGCAGAGACTCTTTAAATGTCATGTTATCATCTCGTGTCGACAGAGACTCTTTAAATGTCATGTTATCATTTCGTGTCGATAAAGACTCTTTAAATGCCATGTTATCACCTCGTGTCGACATAGACTCTTtaaatgtcatattattatCCCGTGTCGACTGATATTCTTTAAATGTCATTATCATCATCCAGTTAAAATAGTTAACGGTCTTTGTCgacaattcatttcatttcaacgtattttcgtgcttatatccaattaaggttaaagcaagctgtcctgggcacacacatcagctatctgggctgtccaggacagtgggttcgttgttgttagtggttagtgagagagaagacggtgtagtggccttacacctttgTCAACAAAGACTCTTTGAAtgttagaccggcctcggtggtgtcgtggttaagccatcggagatacggctggtagatactggtttcgcagcccggtaccggctcccacccagagatatttttaacggctcaatgggtaggtgtaagaccactacaccctcttttctctcactaaccactaacaactaaccgactgtcctgggtcctggacaggcaggccagatagctgaggtatgtgctcaggatagcgtgcttaaaccttaattggatataagcacaaacataaaTTGAAGTGAAATGAATGTTAAAGGTCCACCCTTTACCAACTTAATCAAATTAAGATTGAAGCACTTGGTTATCTAGCTTGTTTGTTCATGATAGAAGGTAATAGTGAGTGTGGACATTGCCGTTCATtcattttaatctatttttttttttagcaaattcaataaaggttcaagcaacCACTATATGCGTTGTTTTTCCACtagagttaaagttttgtttgtttgtttctttctttaaggacaccactagagcaaattcattaattaatcatcagctattggatttcaaacatttgttttttctggctcatagtcttcagagaagCAAGATGTATTTTATAGTTAGCGAGTGTAGActaatgctagtgtcagacaaTCAACGGTcatgacgaagttggccaactcgacggttgcgttgtaatttccccaacttcCTACTTACGACTGGTGTGCTCAGATTAATAACTAATCGGTCATAGGAGttttatacgacgagaatcgcgTTGTAAGAGTACTCAGACTAGCAAATGGACAGTCGTAGAGGTCGTGAGATCggtgagttggccaactcggcCGTGATAGTTGGCAGTCTGAGCCCCTAGCATTAGTCGTACATACTTACGTATTGTGGATACCCAAGAGGTTGCTCTCCCTGAATCGACACAAAAGGCTCATCGTACTTCGGATCACATTTAACAGTGACGAACGTTTCCCTGGGGATATAAAACAAGTACATGATGTTGTCATGTTGAATCTACAGCATGTGTTTATAACACGCCAGGCACCTCGTCAGTAATTAAGGATCAAGGTATTGCTGTAGAGTCTGGGGAGAATGACACTGACATTACAGtcccagggccgtagctaggtttttgagggttttttttgtttttgtttttgttttttgttttgtgtttttttaggggggtaggtttgggggtgggtgggtggggtggatggGGCAGATGCATTCTTGGAACGAACGAGCATTCCTAAAACTTctcaaatattgttttgtttgttagttcgttgctttttttttgggggggggggggggggggggcaacgttatattaattaatagcaAAGTATAGTTTATTTACACTTACCAACACAGGACATCACATGCCAAGGCCTTTGATACTGAGGTTTATGGATGTAAGAACAAAAACGTGTTGTTTAACAAACTCACTGGAGCACGTTACTTACTTATTATAGTCCTGGGCCCCggtccacgaagcgatcttagcactaaggtGTGtaaggtagctatgcgcttaaggtgatcttagggctaagatcgctttgtggaacagggccctgttCAAGTGTTTagaccctaatttttttttgcaaatgttacgtttaattcctattcaatccttgtttttttacatttgcatgaaaacaaacccaaaccccgacaggttttatatataattcatcatctaaaatgcaccaagttgacttatttccattttacaaaattcTCTGTGTGTTTCGAATACAGGTtcgttctcctataaataactacggctatttgcataacaaaagattaggatacgaggctacgtgaaggccagtATAGCTTGTTTAATTGAAACAATGAATGTTAAAAATACGATAACATTTCTTGTACATATCAAGTCGATGgtcaataacattattttcgAAGTATAATCTAGATTGCATTTGCTATTGTAGcattgtgtaaaccacatgaAATACAACAAGTATAGAAGGGTATATAAGttcacagaaaatgtattactggacattcaatacattattgttatttgagtaaaatatgggtaaatcgaaaattGCTTCTCCCTACCCATCAAGCATATAACGttcaatgtatttattaactctttaacactgaaaacaatttattcccATGACATTCATTAGCAGTCACTATCAAACAATCTATcaattgaacaaatataaacgtgtattacaaaacacggacagtcaatataaaaccatatacACTTACATACGAAGCCAGAGATGGGTGTGGGGTTGGGCAGAGGGCCACGCCTCCACCATTCGCGGGTAGCTCTACAATATCCTGGCCACGCGTGTGtgcaatatgtcacaatgaacATCACGAGATTAAgacctcaccccaaccccctcGCTAAAAGGGAACGTGGTCTTCAGATGAACACTTGCCCATgcattagtaataataaatattatatattattcatggacaTACCACCTGACAGTCATAATGTATCCACCTATCGTATAGTTACTTTACAGTGCTTTATCCTCATTAGCACCCAAACTTATGTATTTTTGTatcagtacattacattaatgacatagcAGGTGTGGGTCCAGAAGTTTTTTAATAGCGGGGGCCCAAAACCTGTTGTTGCTTTTGAACAGGTGGATGGAATaagttttcatttttttgtgtattctgtaatatatattgtttgacaaatataaaggggggggagggggacgtGTTACCTGGACTCTCCGCCTGAATTGTTATTGTCTTATGTTTCCAAATTGTTTCTTCAATATAGATCATCCTACAATATATTCCGCTAGGCAAGTGCaaaagaacattagtttgaaacacactatagagtgatgtttttgttatgcaaataaccgtagttatttataggagaacgaATCTATATTCAAAATACAcagatatttttgtaaaatggaaataaatcaacttcgtgcattttagatgatgcaTTGTACATAAAACCTGTTGGAGTTTGGGTTTGTTATCACGTTAATGTAcagaaaacaaggattgaataggaattacacgtaacatttgcaaaaaacttggggtctaaacaattgaacaggactacAGTAATTTatggctattggatataaaatatttgataaccACGATAGATCGATCGTCttcagagaaaatccgctatAGTTTTCTTTTTATCAGCATGTGGTCTTTTTAGATGCACATTCTCAGACAGGACACTACATACCACAGatataccacggccgttgatcgTTGATATACCAGGGGCGGAATATAGCtctgtcggtagagcgctcgcccgaGATGCTTGCTTCGTAgtattcaactgactggggttttCCCGTCCAAGCCAGTGCagttacgactggtatattatagGCCATGGTGTGTTTTGAAAAAGTGTACTtggaagatccctagctaccattgattttttttcagcgggtttcgtctgaagactacaagtcaaaattaacaaatgtttcacattccatagccgatgattactaaatcaatgtgctctagtggtgttgttaaacaaaacacattttaactttgatctaccagtcgtggggcacaggTTGAGACGAGGAAACGCCCAAACAAGCAGCTCAAATGAGCGCTCTACCGAATGACCTACATCACCCAGGGTAgggcgtaacccagtggtaaagcgctcgtctgatgcgcggtcagcctagaa encodes the following:
- the LOC121381870 gene encoding uncharacterized protein LOC121381870; the protein is MKKNIMFNGDFNSNDNDCKSQEDISDRIVSEAIMKAGKSDTEEDEAGDPEADPSLTESAQSTDQNHPIAKVDSLLFLRRKHSLDRIAVEEVSSSSLLDENEMGNLLESEYSVRRVRSESNIFHEGMRRSQEERFADSVDRFGFADKNERRAEILDIGVPKPFLANVPRSLQRDSGDQEPAVFDSIFIQRNYHRESESNESIKSQCSCDCSASPTAEAARSVMENLDKQVVHLFDCLSSLLPICGKYAKSNPGGASAKQHQKDTEVHGDDGDGDDDGECAIDVDDDVDDESCPRMFHAENEDLVVQNCVGLKDFDVALKNARNLAGDVSESWRQHRHMFIEIMKESTRLENMQQRNKDRTKRLCDVVKRLKSELKSVQTFLQEKEEEWLTTERSLKADTLFLQSGISEIIKSQPDEPRLWSTLDSLMCIQHNREKAFALDCAKQNKINELRLLIYKQQLQLAEYREKNTELEEELENVLGGVPQLMNTNNNDDDGLLLLANVLYCDHSRYVPGCSTNPQYASLKVLKIGGNHENLCSREEQIFNPCLLYKDPGCLDNDSQYTAEEMLEDLTKNGPASFTLI
- the LOC121381985 gene encoding uncharacterized protein LOC121381985 gives rise to the protein MKVRHPLWIAAQFTLVSLLVVGVVVGKQCVGVGPCACTFDDGSGTVDLSSTGNKDGTARYHDYPGADSYFYSYNPCAPFTDGGCVDVAVCQTDNAKTAYYNLGTQDTAQWSYDGTNIQIYYYALTDAMRETFVTVKCDPKYDEPFVSIQGEQPLGYPQYYVEITTKCACPGMCGTTVPTDESGSLSGGTILIIIVFVSGFMYIVVGMGVLKTRYQATGADMFPNRTFWGSLPGLVKDGFVFTFRLFRGKSKTGYQDI